A stretch of DNA from Synechococcus sp. JA-3-3Ab:
ACAATGCGGGCGCTCTGCTGGGGGCGGCGCTGTTGTACCGGCTTCTTCGGCTCTATCCCGGTTGGCAGAAGGTGCTGCAGGTGCGGCTGTGGGGCCCTTGGATCCTCTGGGGCCTGGGCGGCTACTGGGCGGCCCTGCCTTTGGTGGTGCTGGCAGCGGCGCTGTCGCAGTTGCTGCTGCCCCAGGCAGGGGGCGGGAACCCCATCTTGCCTCTGCTGCTGGAGAGCCATGGCTGGGGGGCGCGCTTGGTGTTTTTGGCCGTGGTGTCTGTCTGTGCCCCTGTTTTTGAGGAGGTGCTGTTCCGGGGCTTTTGGCTGCCGACGCTGAGCCGCTACTTGCCGATGGGGGCTGCCATCTTGCTCAGCGCCTTCACCTTTGCCCTTGCCCACCTCAACCTTTCCGATCTGTTGCCTTTGACCATGCTGGGGGTGGTGCTGGGGGTGGTGTACAGCCACAGCCGCAACCTGCTGGCCCCCATCCTGTTGCACAGCCTCTGGAATACGGGATCCCTGGTCACGCTGCTGGTGTTGGGGGGCGCTTCCTGAGGGGAGTTTGGCCTACTTTTTCTTGCCGAAGAGGCGGCTCCAGAAGCCGCCGCTATCCTCTTTGCGCGGCGGTGGCACGATTTTCTGGGCCTGGGAGGTCTGACGGCTGGCCGAGGGAACGGGAACCGGCTGTTGGGTGGTGACCTGCTGCAGCCAGCGGCGCACCTCGGCCATCAACTCGGCGTTGGCCGGCTCGAGGCGGCTCGCCTGCAGGAAGTCGGCCTTGGCCATGCCAGCGTTGCCCTGCTTGAGGTGGGCGATACCTCGGTGCAGATAGTAACGGGCCACGTTGGGCTGGGCGCTGATGGCGAAGTTTAAATACTGGATGGCAACCCGGTACTGCTTGCGCTCGATCATGTCCAGCGCCTGCAGGAAGCGGGTCTCAGCGGGGCTAAGTTGCGGGGTTGGGGGCGAAGGAGGGGCGGGCTGGACAGGGGGAGCGGTGGGTGGAGCAGCCGGGATCCCGCCCAAGGTGGTGCGGCTGGGGGAAGGGGTTGGGATCCCCGTCGGGGTGGTGGTTTTGGCAGCAGGGGCGGGGATCCCTTTGTAGCCGGCCTTGAGCAGCAGGTAGGCTAGGTTGAGCTCGCTCAACTGCTCGGTTTTCTCCAGCAGGGTGGCCATAGAGCTGTATTGCTCTTTGGCCAGCTTCTCCACCCGCCGGACATATTCTTCCTGCCAATCGGCGCGCTCGGCCAGGTCTTTGACAGCTTCTCCAGTGGGCCACAGATCGGGGGGTGGCGACTCCAGCAGGCGTTGAACGCGCAGCTTGAGCACAGTCTCATATTCTGACCGCTCTCGCTCCTTGGCCAGCACCTCGTTGGCCGGGCTGACCAGCTTGGCGAAGAGGACGTTGGCCCGCTCTGCCCCTTCCGGATCCCCGACAAAGCGATCCGGGTGCAGAGCCTTGGCCGCCTGCAGGTAGCCGCGTCGGATCCCTTTGGCATCGGCGGTGAGGGGCACGCCCAAGATGGCGAAATGGTCGGTCTCGTAGCGGGCTAGCCCTCGGGTGAGGCGGGGGACATCAGAGTTGGATCCCATAGTTGCCACTTCTCCAAGATGCGTTGCAAAGTTCCGTTTTCGGTCAGGACTGCGATCGCCCCATCCACGGCTTCCTTCAGGGAAGGATGCTGTGAGGATACCACGCCCACCAAAGGAATCGGGAACAGAGGCGGCCCCGCCAGGCGCAGCCGGGATCCCGCCTGGCGCAGGCTCAGGGCGGCAACGGGCTGATCGACGAGCACCGCATCCAACTGGCCAGCCTGGAGCTGGGCAAACAAGCGATCCGGGTTGCTGGTGGCAAAAAGACGAATGGCGTTGCCCCGCCTCTCGTTGTACGCCTCCAACAGAGCGGCTCCCGTACTGTTAACTACAATGCCCACTTTGCGGCCAAAGAGTTGCGACAGCGCCTCAATGGGAGCTTCCTCTGGCCCGGGATCCCGTACCACCAAGCGCTGCGGGCTGAGGTAGTAGGGTCGGGTGGCGAGAAACTGCTGCGGATCCAAGCCCAAAGCTTCCCGCGCCCCCCAGATGAGATCCACCTCATCCGCTTGCAAAGCCGCCAACTGCTCGCTCCAAGCCACATAGACGGGCTCCACTCGCACCTGCAGCGTCTGGGCAAGCGCCTCCAGGATATCCCACTCGAAGCCGGCGTAGGTTTGCCGCTCCAGGTCGGTGTAGAGGTAAGCCGGGCCCAGGCTGGGATCCAGGCCAACCCGGATGCGCCCCCGCGCCTGAATCTCGGCCCAACGGGAATCGGGAACCTGTGCTCGCTCGCTGGCAGGAGCGGGCAGGGTCGGCTTTGGGGCAGGCTGAGGGTAGGCCGGGATCCCCAAGAGCAGCGCCAGGCCAAACCCTGCCGCCCAACAACGACGCCGGAGCTTTTTCCCGGCCAAGTTATCTCCCTTGCCTTGCGAAAGAGCCATGAGGGCCTTTGCGTAAACCTTACCCAATTTTCGCCTGATCTTTACCTGATCTTTAAACTTTGGCCGTTTTGCTCCCCAGACCGGCGATCCCGCCGCATGGGGAAGGAGACCGGCAGAGGGCTGACCTGGGCCAGTTCTTCCTGAAGAGCAGCGTGTAGCCAGCCGTTGCTGGCCAGCAGGCGGCCACTGTACACATCCACCGGGCTGCCATCGTAGGCGGTGACCTTGCCGCCCGCCTCTCGCACCAAGACAATCCCGGCGGCAATGTCCCAGGGGGAGAGGCCCCGCTCCCAATAGCCGTCCAACTGGCCGGTGGCCACGTAGGCCAAGTCCAGGGCAGCCGATCCACCTCGCCGCACTCCCTGGGTGAGGTGGGTGAAGTGGCAGAACTCGGCGTAGTTGTTGTCGGGGGTTTCGCGGCGGTCGTAGGCAAAGCCGGTAACTAAGAGGCTGTGGGAGAGTTCAGTTGTGGAAGAGACGCGGATGGGCTGGCGGTTGCGGGTGGCGCCCATCCCTTGTACGGCGCGAAAGAGATCCCCGCGAAAGATGTCGTAGATCACCCCCAGCACCGGCTCCCGCCCCTCCAGCAGACCAATAGAGACGGCAGCAAAGGGATAGCCATGGGCAAAGTTGGTGGTGCCATCGAGGGGATCGATCATCCAGGCGTAGGTGCCCTGCGGGGATCCCTGCTGGCCGGATTCTTCCGTCAAGATCACATCTTCGGGGAAGTGCCGCCTTAAGATTTTCAAGATAAGCTCCTCGGAAGCGCGATCCGCTGCTGTTACCAAGTCGCCCGGACGTTTCTCCTCAATGGCAAGGGTGCCCCCCACATAACTGCGCAGCAAAGCCCCTGCCTCCAGGGCCGCCTCTGTGGCCACATCTAACCGACGCAACAGGGCCTCCGTCACACCCACACCTCAAGGCTACAAACCTGCTACCCAGAATAGCCCGCCCGCGGCCAAGGCTGTGGCTCCCAAGGGATCCCTTAAAACGGGAATAGCTCCGACCTGAACCCAAACCCAATTTTTCCAATTTTTTTTAGGAAAAGGGAGTATCTCCAAGGCTGCCTGTGGTGTATAGTAGTGTACATTAAGGCCTATGAGTTTTCCACCAGCCCGCCAACGCCGGGGGGATGTTGGGTGTCTCCTAGTTTCTGGGAACTCTAGGGTTCAGGGAGTTGGACTGGAAGAGCCAGGCTGCCGGGCAGGTAGTTGAGCGTCGAGGAGGAAACGCTGTTGCCCCAGAGCTACGACGATTTTTTTACCTCTACTACGGCAGTGGGCAGAGGCCATCTGTCCGGCAGTCAGGACTTCGATCTGCCGTTGGATCTGTTCGACCAAGTCCCGCAGCAGCCGGTGTCTCACCCGGAGTTCACCCTGTCCGTCTGCCATCCTGTGCGGCCCTGCAGCTACATCCTGCGGGAGAGCATTTACACGATCGGACGGGATCCCTCCAATGCCATCCAGATTGTCAACCGCTTCGTCTCCCGCCGCCACGCCTATTTGGTGCGAGTGCCCACCAAGTCCAATCGCACAGGATTTACGTATTGTCTAGTCGACGGCAACCGCAAGGGGCAGTCCAGCACCAATGGGGTGTTCGTCAACGGCACGCGGGTAGCTACCCACTACTTGAGGAGTGGCGATGTTATCTACTTTGGGCCGGAGATCCGCGCCTACTTCTTCGAGGTGGCCCGCATTCCCCCTCTGCCCAACCCTTTTGAGGTCAACCCTGACCTCGGCAAAGGATCCAACTTGGTTCCTGAGGAGATGAGAGGTGGCCGCAGCCCGTTGACAGATCCAAGGTTGCATCGCTAAAGTAGTCAAGCAGTGTAAATTGGGGCATCGCCAAGCGGTAAGGCAGCGGGTTTTGGTCCCGCCATTCGGTGGTTCGAATCCATCTGCCCCAGTCTTAAGCTGGGCTAGGTCTGCTTGAGACAGCAGAAGGCTTTTTTGGGCAGTTCCCCTTCGCTGATTCGGGAACTTCCCGCTAGGCGCAAGGGTACGCTTTTTGCATTGCTGGCGCGAAGACTTTGGCCAGCAGAGGGCCAATCCGTCAACCTAGCGCAGTCGGCTTAGGGGAGAGGGTGGACAATCGGCCTGGGAGGGAAAGGGAGCCGAATGAGCAGTGCTTGCCGATCCTTGATGGTCGTGGGGACTTCTTCCCACGTGGGCAAAACCCTTTTGGTAGCTGCCCTCTGTCGCCTTCTCAAAAAGGCGGGGAAGAAGGTTGCCCCTTTCAAGGCCCAGAACATGTCGCTGAATGCCTACGTCACCCCGGAGGGCCATGAGATTGCCTATGCGCAGGCTCTGCAGGCTTGGGCCGCCGGGATCCCGCCCGCGGTGGAGATGAACCCGATTTTGCTCAAGCCGCAGGGCAACCTGACTTCCCAGGTCGTCCTCAACGGCGTGGCAGTAGATACCTGTCGCGCCGGCGAGTACTACGAGCGCTGGTTTGCGCCGGCCTGGGAGGCGGTGAAAACGGCCCTGGCCCGCTTGCAACAGCAGTACGAGTGGATTATCTGCGAGGGGGCAGGCAGCCCGGCGGAGGTAAACCTCAAACACCGGGATCTGGCCAACACGCGGGTGGCTTTGCATCTGGGATCTCCCACCTGGCTGGTGGCGGACATCGACCGGGGTGGGGCGCTGGCCCATGTGGTGGGCACCCTGCAGTTGCTGGAGCCGGCCGAGCGGGCCCTGATTCGCGGCATTGTTATCAACAAGTTTCGCGGCGCACGGGAGCTGCTGCAGCCCGGCCTGGATTGGCTGGAGAACTACACCGGGATCCCAGTGGTCGGAGTTCTGCCCTGGCTGGATTGGGTGCTGCCGCAAGAGGATTCGATGGGCCTTGAGGCGGGCCCTCAACTCTGGGAAAATCGCCGCGAACGTGCCGGGCGGGGGAGCTGCCTGGAGATTGCCGTGATCCGCCTGCCCCAGGTGGCCAATTTTTCCGATTTCGACCCCTTGCTGGCCGAGCCCAGCGTCCATCTGCGCTGGGTTCACCCCGGCCAGAGCCTGGGATCCCCCGATGTGGTCATCCTGCCCGGCAGCAAAACCACCCTCAAGGATCTGTTGGCATTGCAAAAGACCGGCCTGGCCGACCAACTGCGCCTCTATTCCGGCCACATCGTCGGCATCTGCGGCGGGCTGCAGATGTTGGGGCAAACCATCGCCGATCCCGCCGGCCTAGAGGGAGTTGCCGGCACCTACCCCGGGCTGGGCTTCCTGCCGCTGACTACTGTCTTGCAACCCACCAAGGTTACCCAGCAGGTGCAGACGCAAAGCCGCTGGCCCGCCCCCGCTCCCGTCCAGGGGTACGAAATCCATCAGGGATCCACCCAGGCCGATCCCGCTGGCTGCCTGCCGATCTTCGAGCAAGAAGGCCTGGGCTGGCGGGATCCCACAGGCCGGGTCTGGGGCAGCTATCTGCACGGCCTCTTCGACAACCACCGCTGGCGGCGCCACTGGCTAAACGAGCTGCGCCGCCAAAAAGGCTGGGATCCCTTGCCAGAGCTGGAGGGCCACTACGCCCAGCAGCGGGAAGAACTGCTGGATTGCCTGGCAGAAGCTTGGCGGCCTCATCTCGAGTGGCAGCAGCTTTTGGAATAGGGCGGGGCCATTGCCAAGGTCTGCAAGAGTAGCTGTATTCTAGACAGGAATTTCCTTCCCCCTGACCTATGCGGCTTCTGGTTACCGGCGGCGCGGGCTATATCGGCAGCCACACCTGTAAGGCCCTGGCAGCCCACGGCCACCTGCCAATTGCCTACGACAACCTGGTTTACGGCCACCCTTGGGCCGTTCGCTGGGGGCCTTTGGAAATCGGCGACATTGCCGACCGCCAGCGGCTGGATCAGGTCATTCGGCAGTATCGGCCCGAAGGGGTGATTCACTTTGCCGCCTATGCCTACGTGGGCGAGTCGGTCAAGGATCCGGGCAAATACTACCGCAACAACGTGGCCGGATCCCTGACCTTGCTGGAGGCCATGCGGGATCACGGGATCCCCTACCTTGTCTTCTCCAGCACCTGTGCCACCTACGGCGTGCCGGAGCAGATCCCGATCCCGGAAACCCACCCCCAGCGCCCCATCAACCCCTACGGCCAGAGCAAGCTGGTGGTGGAGCAGATGCTGCGGGACTTCCAGACCGCCCACGGGATCCGGTTTATCAGCCTGCGCTACTTCAACGCCGCCGGCGCCGATCCCGACGGAGAAATCGGCGAAGCCCACGACCCCGAAACCCACCTCATCCCCCTGGTGCTGGAAGTCGCCGCCGGCCAACGCCCCCACATCACTGTTTTTGGCGACGACTACGACACCCTCGATGGCACCTGTATCCGCGACTACATCCATGTCGCCGACCTGGCGCAGGCCCATGTGTTGGCCTTAGAAGCGCTGGCGTCTGGCCAGCCTGTGCAGGCAGCCTACAACCTGGGCAATGGCCAGGGCTTCTCTGTTCAGGAGGTGATCGCCACGGCAGCAGCGGTAACTGGAAGACAGATCCCGGTGCAAGTTGGAGCCCGTCGACCGGGGGATCCCCCCTGCTTGGTGGGCGATGCCACGGCCATCCAGCGGGATCTCAACTGGCAGCCCCGCTATGCCGACTTGGCCGAGATCCTGCAGACAGCTTGGCGCTGGCACCAAAGGCGGCCCTATTTTGCCAAGGCCACACCGCCGCTCCGGGGGGCTTGACCCAACTGGGATGGCGATCCGAGGATCCAGCGGTACGATCAGGGGAGGTCGACGCCTAGAGCTTGCTTCCGATGGAGGAAAAGACCGCCCCCGATACC
This window harbors:
- a CDS encoding J domain-containing protein codes for the protein MGSNSDVPRLTRGLARYETDHFAILGVPLTADAKGIRRGYLQAAKALHPDRFVGDPEGAERANVLFAKLVSPANEVLAKERERSEYETVLKLRVQRLLESPPPDLWPTGEAVKDLAERADWQEEYVRRVEKLAKEQYSSMATLLEKTEQLSELNLAYLLLKAGYKGIPAPAAKTTTPTGIPTPSPSRTTLGGIPAAPPTAPPVQPAPPSPPTPQLSPAETRFLQALDMIERKQYRVAIQYLNFAISAQPNVARYYLHRGIAHLKQGNAGMAKADFLQASRLEPANAELMAEVRRWLQQVTTQQPVPVPSASRQTSQAQKIVPPPRKEDSGGFWSRLFGKKK
- a CDS encoding ABC transporter substrate-binding protein, which encodes MALSQGKGDNLAGKKLRRRCWAAGFGLALLLGIPAYPQPAPKPTLPAPASERAQVPDSRWAEIQARGRIRVGLDPSLGPAYLYTDLERQTYAGFEWDILEALAQTLQVRVEPVYVAWSEQLAALQADEVDLIWGAREALGLDPQQFLATRPYYLSPQRLVVRDPGPEEAPIEALSQLFGRKVGIVVNSTGAALLEAYNERRGNAIRLFATSNPDRLFAQLQAGQLDAVLVDQPVAALSLRQAGSRLRLAGPPLFPIPLVGVVSSQHPSLKEAVDGAIAVLTENGTLQRILEKWQLWDPTLMSPASPEG
- a CDS encoding inositol monophosphatase family protein — translated: MGVTEALLRRLDVATEAALEAGALLRSYVGGTLAIEEKRPGDLVTAADRASEELILKILRRHFPEDVILTEESGQQGSPQGTYAWMIDPLDGTTNFAHGYPFAAVSIGLLEGREPVLGVIYDIFRGDLFRAVQGMGATRNRQPIRVSSTTELSHSLLVTGFAYDRRETPDNNYAEFCHFTHLTQGVRRGGSAALDLAYVATGQLDGYWERGLSPWDIAAGIVLVREAGGKVTAYDGSPVDVYSGRLLASNGWLHAALQEELAQVSPLPVSFPMRRDRRSGEQNGQSLKIR
- a CDS encoding FHA domain-containing protein — protein: MSVEEETLLPQSYDDFFTSTTAVGRGHLSGSQDFDLPLDLFDQVPQQPVSHPEFTLSVCHPVRPCSYILRESIYTIGRDPSNAIQIVNRFVSRRHAYLVRVPTKSNRTGFTYCLVDGNRKGQSSTNGVFVNGTRVATHYLRSGDVIYFGPEIRAYFFEVARIPPLPNPFEVNPDLGKGSNLVPEEMRGGRSPLTDPRLHR
- a CDS encoding cobyric acid synthase, which encodes MSSACRSLMVVGTSSHVGKTLLVAALCRLLKKAGKKVAPFKAQNMSLNAYVTPEGHEIAYAQALQAWAAGIPPAVEMNPILLKPQGNLTSQVVLNGVAVDTCRAGEYYERWFAPAWEAVKTALARLQQQYEWIICEGAGSPAEVNLKHRDLANTRVALHLGSPTWLVADIDRGGALAHVVGTLQLLEPAERALIRGIVINKFRGARELLQPGLDWLENYTGIPVVGVLPWLDWVLPQEDSMGLEAGPQLWENRRERAGRGSCLEIAVIRLPQVANFSDFDPLLAEPSVHLRWVHPGQSLGSPDVVILPGSKTTLKDLLALQKTGLADQLRLYSGHIVGICGGLQMLGQTIADPAGLEGVAGTYPGLGFLPLTTVLQPTKVTQQVQTQSRWPAPAPVQGYEIHQGSTQADPAGCLPIFEQEGLGWRDPTGRVWGSYLHGLFDNHRWRRHWLNELRRQKGWDPLPELEGHYAQQREELLDCLAEAWRPHLEWQQLLE
- the galE gene encoding UDP-glucose 4-epimerase GalE; this encodes MRLLVTGGAGYIGSHTCKALAAHGHLPIAYDNLVYGHPWAVRWGPLEIGDIADRQRLDQVIRQYRPEGVIHFAAYAYVGESVKDPGKYYRNNVAGSLTLLEAMRDHGIPYLVFSSTCATYGVPEQIPIPETHPQRPINPYGQSKLVVEQMLRDFQTAHGIRFISLRYFNAAGADPDGEIGEAHDPETHLIPLVLEVAAGQRPHITVFGDDYDTLDGTCIRDYIHVADLAQAHVLALEALASGQPVQAAYNLGNGQGFSVQEVIATAAAVTGRQIPVQVGARRPGDPPCLVGDATAIQRDLNWQPRYADLAEILQTAWRWHQRRPYFAKATPPLRGA